The Geobacillus stearothermophilus ATCC 12980 genome contains a region encoding:
- a CDS encoding ABC transporter ATP-binding protein, which yields MAELVLDHVYKIYDNNVTAVKDFNLHIQDKEFIVFVGPSGCGKSTTLRMIAGLEEISKGDLYIDGKRVNDVPPKDRDIAMVFQNYALYPHMSVYDNMAFGLKLRKFPKAEIEKRVREAARILGLEQYLDRKPKALSGGQRQRVALGRAIVRDAKVFLMDEPLSNLDAKLRVQMRSEIAKLHQRLETTTIYVTHDQTEAMTMATRLVVMKDGVIQQVGTPREVYEKPENIFVGGFIGSPAMNFIRGTLQDGKFVVGQTTFGVPEGKMKVLRSQGYVGKEVILGIRPEDIHDEPLFLEASPMTKITAHVEVAELLGAESMIYSNIGGQEFVARIDARTEIKPGHRIDLAFDLNKAHFFDVETERRIRAADEK from the coding sequence ATGGCGGAACTCGTGTTGGATCATGTGTATAAGATTTACGATAACAATGTCACGGCTGTAAAAGATTTTAACTTACATATTCAAGATAAGGAATTCATCGTCTTTGTCGGTCCGTCCGGCTGCGGCAAGTCGACAACATTGCGGATGATTGCAGGCCTGGAGGAAATTTCTAAAGGCGATCTCTACATCGATGGAAAACGAGTGAACGATGTACCGCCCAAAGACCGCGATATTGCCATGGTATTCCAAAACTACGCCCTTTATCCGCATATGAGCGTCTATGATAACATGGCGTTCGGCTTAAAACTGCGCAAGTTCCCGAAAGCGGAAATCGAGAAACGCGTCCGTGAAGCAGCTCGCATTCTCGGCCTTGAGCAATATTTGGACCGCAAACCGAAGGCGCTCTCCGGCGGACAGCGGCAGCGCGTAGCATTGGGACGCGCCATCGTCCGCGATGCGAAAGTGTTTTTAATGGACGAACCGCTTTCAAACTTGGACGCCAAATTACGCGTGCAAATGCGCTCGGAAATCGCCAAACTCCATCAGCGTCTTGAAACGACAACGATTTACGTCACCCATGACCAAACGGAAGCGATGACGATGGCCACCCGCCTCGTCGTCATGAAAGACGGCGTCATCCAGCAAGTCGGAACGCCGCGCGAAGTGTATGAGAAACCGGAAAACATCTTCGTCGGCGGCTTTATCGGCTCGCCAGCGATGAACTTTATTAGAGGAACGCTGCAAGACGGCAAGTTTGTCGTCGGCCAGACGACATTCGGCGTGCCAGAAGGGAAAATGAAAGTGCTGCGCAGCCAAGGGTACGTCGGCAAGGAAGTCATTTTGGGCATCCGTCCGGAAGACATTCATGATGAGCCGCTCTTCTTGGAGGCATCGCCAATGACAAAAATTACCGCGCATGTTGAAGTCGCTGAGCTGCTTGGCGCCGAATCGATGATTTATTCAAACATCGGCGGCCAGGAGTTTGTCGCCCGCATTGACGCCCGCACGGAAATCAAGCCGGGCCACCGCATCGACCTTGCGTTTGACTTGAACAAAGCGCATTTCTTCGACGTCGAGACGGAGCGGCGCATCCGGGCGGCGGATGAGAAGTAA